AATGGGCAAAATCGAGATCAAAACCCGAAAAAAAAATGCCGAATTCATATTCGACATTTTTGATAATTTATTTGAAATTGAAATAAAACGCTTATAAATAAGCAATAAATAATCTATTTATTCCATATCTTTTAGAAGATCCAAAATATAATCTGGAGGGGCTATTGGGCGACCCGTTTTTAGCGACACAAAAACCAATATAAATTCGGCAGTTGTTAATAACTCATTCAATTCATTAAAAATCTTACAATCAAATTCTATCTTGACAGAAGATTGACTTTTGAAAGCTGTGTGAACCGTTAGCAACTCATCGTATCGTGCTGATTTTTTATAATTAATATTCATAGAAACAATGGGAAGCGCAATTCCTTCTTCTTCCATTTTTTTATACGAAACCCCCTTATTTCTAAGCCATTCCACTCGACCCATTTCAAAATAAGGAATGTAATTTCCATGATAAACTACCCCCATTTGGTCTGTTTCA
This sequence is a window from Flavobacterium ammoniigenes. Protein-coding genes within it:
- a CDS encoding acyl-CoA thioesterase, which gives rise to MKDHQIQVRVRYSETDQMGVVYHGNYIPYFEMGRVEWLRNKGVSYKKMEEEGIALPIVSMNINYKKSARYDELLTVHTAFKSQSSVKIEFDCKIFNELNELLTTAEFILVFVSLKTGRPIAPPDYILDLLKDME